One part of the Gemmatimonadota bacterium genome encodes these proteins:
- a CDS encoding FAD-binding protein yields MSSRTRDLPALLDTLATILGDRWTRAESELLQHGRGETHLAAAPPDVVVYPESTDEVSAIVRACAEHDAPVIAYGAGSSLEGHVAAVEGGVTVDLSRMNRILRTSVEDMDVTVQAGVTRLQLTKALAGTGATFFVDPGADATIGGMTATGASGTTSVRYGTMRENVLGLTVVMADGSVVRTGGRARKSSAGYDLTRLMVGSEGTLGVITEVTLRLHPVPDAIAAAVCAFASIDDAVHAVVALLQCGVPLARIELLDAMTVRAVNQLSGLGYPECPMVFLELHAYSAAAIAEQLEAVHEIIAHHAGRVHDSATTEDARTRLWEARHKVYYAGLAMRPGFRAWTTDVCVPVSHLAAVIRETRADIEALGIVAPLVGHVGDGNFHLLMLVDPNDESTVAVARDANDRLVARAIACGGTCTGEHGVGVGKMGSLAKEHGDLLPAMRAIKRALDPGNLMNPGKVVAFSP; encoded by the coding sequence ATGTCCTCCCGCACGCGCGACCTTCCCGCCCTGCTCGACACCCTCGCGACCATCCTCGGCGACCGCTGGACCCGCGCCGAGTCGGAGTTGCTGCAGCACGGCCGCGGGGAAACGCACCTCGCCGCAGCGCCCCCCGACGTGGTCGTCTACCCCGAGAGCACCGACGAGGTGAGCGCGATCGTCCGTGCCTGTGCCGAGCACGACGCCCCCGTCATCGCGTACGGCGCCGGCTCGTCGCTCGAGGGACATGTGGCGGCGGTGGAAGGCGGGGTGACGGTCGACCTCTCGCGCATGAACCGCATCCTGCGCACCAGCGTCGAGGACATGGACGTGACGGTGCAGGCAGGAGTCACGCGTTTGCAGCTGACGAAAGCGCTGGCGGGGACCGGGGCGACCTTCTTTGTCGACCCGGGGGCCGACGCCACGATCGGCGGGATGACGGCCACCGGCGCCTCGGGGACGACCTCGGTGCGCTATGGGACGATGCGCGAGAACGTCCTCGGGCTCACCGTCGTGATGGCCGACGGCAGTGTGGTGCGCACCGGGGGGCGCGCGCGCAAGTCATCGGCCGGCTACGACCTCACCCGCCTCATGGTGGGGAGCGAGGGGACGTTAGGCGTGATCACCGAGGTGACGCTGCGCCTGCATCCCGTCCCCGACGCCATCGCCGCCGCCGTCTGCGCCTTCGCGTCGATCGACGACGCGGTGCATGCCGTGGTGGCCCTCCTGCAGTGCGGCGTCCCGCTGGCGCGCATCGAGTTGCTCGACGCCATGACGGTGCGGGCGGTGAACCAGCTGAGCGGACTCGGATATCCCGAGTGCCCGATGGTCTTCCTCGAGCTGCACGCCTACTCCGCGGCGGCGATCGCCGAGCAGTTGGAGGCCGTGCACGAGATCATCGCCCATCATGCCGGCCGCGTGCACGATTCGGCGACGACCGAGGATGCCCGGACCCGGTTGTGGGAGGCGCGGCACAAGGTCTACTACGCCGGGCTGGCGATGCGTCCCGGCTTTCGCGCGTGGACGACCGACGTCTGCGTCCCGGTATCGCACCTGGCAGCGGTCATCCGCGAGACGCGGGCGGACATCGAAGCGCTGGGGATCGTCGCGCCGCTCGTGGGGCACGTGGGCGACGGCAACTTCCATCTCCTCATGCTCGTCGACCCTAACGACGAGTCGACGGTCGCCGTGGCGCGCGACGCCAACGACCGACTGGTGGCACGTGCCATCGCCTGCGGCGGCACGTGCACCGGTGAGCACGGCGTCGGCGTGGGGAAGATGGGGTCGCTGGCCAAGGAGCACGGCGACCTCCTCCCCGCCATGCGGGCGATCAAGCGGGCGCTCGACCCCGGCAACCTGATGAACCCGGGAAAGGTGGTCGCCTTCTCGCCCTAG